The genomic window cttgatgagatcaagaagcggaaagctgaggaagccttacaccggttcccccgcacatcaagtgtgccttcatcgACCGGGCCGTCATCTGAAAACTCGGAcataggatctggaacagcaagcacacaaacgcAGGTTAGGAACCCACCATGTTCCATCACAAAGGGTCGCCCAAGAGAGATAAGGTACAAGTcaggattggagattcaagcaaaacacaagaaaacgaagaaagCTGCGGGCAATCCATGAGCAGAAATTGGGGCGTTGCGTCATGGTCCTTGTGGACATTTAGTTTTGTACGCCTATACGATGagattttttgtttttaaaattgGGAGAATAACTATTGAGGAACATAAGAAAAGAGAAGTGACAAAATTCATTGACTGCagaaaatgcagttgccatgttatgtgtatgaaatctgccatgttatgtgtattaaatctgccatgttatgtgtactaAATCTGCCATGTAGTGTGTATTAAATCTGCCATGTAGTGTGTACTAAATCTGCCATGTAGTGTGTAGTAAaaaatatgccatgctatcttATACTAAAAATATGCCATGTTACTTtgtactaaatatgccatgctttttgtactggatctgccatgttagttgtgctgtatctgccatgttagttgtactgtatCTGCCATGTCAAGTATGCTTGATCTGCCATGTTGTTTTGAACTGTAATTGCCATGTTAGTTGTGCTTAAAATATGACATGGTATTTGAAATGACTGTGCATGACGTATATTTCCATGACAAATACCACACGGTTTAGAGAAACAAATTGTGTTGTGCGCAGTGTATTGAAAATCAAGTTGGACAAAGGCGGAAAATGCATAAATCACAGCCAGGGTTGTGGCTGCATGATCAGCCCTGCCCCACAAATTGCTAGCCGGTGATGCCCCACGTATGTTGAACTATATTTGCCACCTGTTTTTAAACATCATGGACGCAATCCAAAAACAGCAAAAAAACTGGTGATGTGTGCGACTGAAACCAttgtaataataataaaaacataaaaacatatGTGCATTAAACGACTAAAAAAACATAGGTTCAcgtccacacatatattacagacCTACTATAAAAATgtcgctcacacaccaccactGCATAGTGGCGTACGCTGGGTTGCAGTCGTAACATAGCACACAAACACAGTTTTTCGACAATAACAAGATAGATAAGTACCTTACATTCCTcagcaacagaatgtaaggtatgcgTCCGGCGTCTAACACCacatgatcacttgtacttcttgttgattttcttgacagcttcctccatGAACTCGCGTGCTCCagaccgcttgttgaaatcttcgTTCGTCAACCAGTTCCACGTGTGGATTTTCCGGAGCTCAACAATCGTTGCAGCTGTGATGGCGGGGACGATtctgccttcccactttgcaaagtattccagCGCGTGAAAGCCGCAGTCCGTACTGCACGAGAAAAAGACTCAAATGAACACACAAAAAAAGGAACAGACATAGCAAAACATAGACTTCAATTCACATGTggcaaacaaaaaaaagaggggtTGCAATTGATGTAAACGGCACATAAAAAGGAGGGGAAAAagaaattacgtgttcccttgcttCACAGTCGCCACATACTCAATCGGGAAATGTCTGATCTAGACCTTTGAATtttcgtagtgacggttccatgtctctttgaggttgttgatgaagaattcagcTTGCGTGGTAAGATCTGAATCAGCTCCCGAacggattgaatcaagcacctcaaagcgTTGGTTCTTCAGGTCCAGACAGATcgcgtagtggtgaccacacttgtcgtgttgggcatgtggtgcaagctcctggaacatggggaacatgacctgcatttTAAAAAGTGAAGAAATGAGAAGCATAGTTCACATAAAAAGAACAGCAGAGGGACAAAAAAATTAGAATCATGTAGGATGTGTTTTTTGGCTATGGTGTGGGTGTAGTTGAAGAAAAGTTGCCATCCATGTATGTTCAAGATTTGCCGTGCATTTCATAAAATCAAAAAATGCCACGTGGTTCGCACAGGGAATGcacaaaaaacaaaaagaagaaaaaatgtgCATGGCAACTATTGCCACATGGAAAAACAATCTGACACACAGTCACAAAAAGTGCAGAAGATGGCAAAAACCACACCATGTAAAAAAATAGTGCAGACAGGGTaggagtactcacatatttcttcagtgtTAGCTTGAATTCACCGTGCTGAGCGAAATTCTTCCTCAgaattttgtggtggaagtcaccatcccatattttgcatgtCACGCTGTAATGCATGATGACCTTGTCGGCAGACATATCGATGTGATTGGTGATGTAGTCGATCCCGCATGCAATCACATTCGTCGACATTTTGCCGTTTGGCCTCACAGACTCGGTgagatcacccaggtcgacgtacgtcgctcCGCATTGAATGACTTTGGTTCTGTCCAAATATGAGCTGTATGAAAACGACATAACACGGAAGAATCATGCCTGCTAAGTAAAAGAGATATATAAAAGAACTAAAACGTAAAGCGCATCATGTATAAGGagtgcaaaaaaagaaaaagatgaaGATGCTAAAAAAGAACAAAGCAGAATGAGTGATTGTAGGATGTGGTCATTTACGCTTTCAACTCCTTCATATGCTTGCTGCTGGCCCTTGCATTTCCAAACCGCTTGATGACGTCGTACAGCTGGGTCTGTTCCTTAGTGGCCCTGaattcgggctcgtagtcttccgcGGGAGGTGCGTGAACTACCCTCTGCTGTCTCACAGAACCAGGGGTCGCGCTTCTGATGGTATCCTCAGTTGCCATCTCCGCAGTCAAgttggaacttgattgcccctgTCCTCGGGATGtcctcctctgcaatgctgcctcctcaatCTTGCGGTAAGCTTCGTCGAGTGATGGTGAAATTtcctcaggggtggctgcaatgattcgagaagaaaaaaaaataaaaagtgtgTTATGATAAGGAGAAAGTCAGAAAACATATGGATTGTGAGGAAAAATGGGGGTGTATGATGTGACATGTAGGTAGGAAAAAGTGGGGAAATTGCCATGTGTGGTGCAACTACAGTTGTGATCATGTCATCGCAACTGTGGAAAAGTGGGGAAATACGGTGGCCATGTcatcgcaactgcagttgccatgcagtTGTGATGAATTACCATTCAGATGGCCTGTGGTTGCCATGTCGCATCAAATGAAGTTGCCATGTTGTGTCAACTCCACTTGCCATGTGATTACCgtatagaaaaaatgcagaatggtAACAAACAAAATGCATGTGACATGGtgtggcaaatccagttgccatatGTAATAAACTATAGTTGCCACGTGTCAGCAAATACAGTTGCCACGTGTCAGCAACTTCAGTTGCCATGGTGAATCAACTTCAGTTGCCATGGTGAATCAacttcagttgccatgtgtttaCCCAAATGTAAAAAATGCAGCATGGCAACAAACCAAAAAAAAAGTAGGCTATGGTGCATCAAAAATCAACTTGCCATCTCATCACACCGCAGTTGCCACCGCAGGTGAGAACATCACCGAATGGGATATGATTGGGACAAAATCCAAACTACAAAATATGTGCACACGAAAATCGTAAGGACATGACAAGTGTACCTTGCACAATTGGctctgcgaacttgacagccttcctgccctcgaccattggctgcgccatcattgccGCCGTGCCTCCTggaaaagcaaaggcaactggcataGGATCATGCACCACCGCTTGGTCTTGACTTACGCCAATGCTGAAGCTCGGTGGGGTAAatgccattgggtgcctctcattccTACTGGCTGGACCACGAACGATTTGCGGGGCAGAATCCAAtggtgaaagatcaacaaacatatCTGAATCAGCCGCTCCGGAATGTTCGGGCTTGTTTGCAGGGCGGGGTGTCTTGTCAGCGGTATCAGCAGCAACTTTCATggcaatcttcttgtttgggctgtaggggacaccaacATTGACTGGCAgcctggaagtgcgcagatttatgttggggatttccactgcgggtaaaggcgcagtctgctccggCCGTTCACCTGCGTCACTCGTGCCAGCCTTGACAACTGCCTCAGTTTTGCTCCGGTCTTGCGGGTTCTCCATCACATTGCTTTGGGCGGTTGGCGGGAACAGTGTGGATGCAGGAACATACCCAGACTCGTCTCTCCTGCTGCTAGGTACAACCGGTGCATTGGGTACGACTGTTGGTTGCTTATGGGGGCTgcgacgcctaggtggaagaccagcacgcgCCACGGTAACCTTAGCAGTATCTGCACCGACAGgggctggagctgttgtgccatgACTCTCTCCTGAAGATGGCATATCCTTATGAACTGCCGCCTCAGCGGCTTCTGTCGTGGACACAGGTGCGCCATCACGCACGCCCTTGGAGTCAGTGTCTGAAGAGAGCGAATCCTCGTTGCATATGTTCGTctcgggagcgtccacttcaacacttgctgatgGGGTGGTGTGGCTCACTGTGGCTtccttcattgccagaagagttggcaatatttcagctgtcctggcAGATATGGACTCATCACTccccgatgtacggatgcctgttgttgTAGCCTCGGCATCCGCAGCCGGCGGAGATGATCGGCCACTCGCATCAGGGTTGGTGGAAGCCGTCATCGGTGCAGCAGTAGTATTGTCGACGGGTGCCTCATGTACATTTGAGTTGCCCCCAGTTGACAACTTTGAATGTAGTCGTTCAAGCGGATCATTTATCCTATGCTTGGCCCCGCGCGTAGTAGTCTTCTTAACCCTGAAAAAGAAAAAATCACATGAGAAAAGGTTTGAAAAAAATGAGCAaaaacatgttttgcaaaaaatggTAGAAACCttaaagtgaatgaaaaacatgtGGAAAGTTGGTAGTTGCCATGTAATGGGAACTTGAGTTGCCATGTGTCCTGGTTAGCAGTTGCAATTCAGCAGTAGTTGCCGTGTTTAGCAAAAAAAATTGAAGAATGAAAAACTGATGTATGTTCTGGCAGGAATGCAATTTGAAAACTGTGTATGGGATGAGCTCAAACCCATAGGTGAAAAAATGGCAGTTGCCCATGAGGTAGAGGGTTAGATGCCAGTTGCACTAGATGCCAGTTGCCATGTGAAGACCAAATATGAGTTGCCGTAAAACTAAAAAGAGAATTGAATGAAAAAATCATTTGGGGGAAGAGAGGTTGCCGCGTGGGTGATGGTGAAAGAATATCATGTGACAAAGCTGAACAAAAAAAGCATTGGAAAATTGAAGGAAAAAACACAAATATGAAAATGAAACCACATTGATTAACGTACTTCTTGACTGGCTTCCTCATGTCTGGCAACAcaacaggatccccggtgttggtcgtcgtcgtacgaggagacaacctggtggaaggggtgtcaccagcaatgggggcacctttgttcaagCGAGCATAAGCACGGGTTGGCGTTGGCGCCTGTTTAttcgtaactgctcgtccaccagcggTCGGCTTGCTGCAAAAATAACAGATGGAGGGAAAAAGACAAGGTGGCAAATGTCAGAAAACAAACCCGTTACCGCGCTTGACAATAGAAAGTGTAAAGAAAATTGGATGAGATTGTTCCAAGAAAATAGACACAGCGGAAAACTAAAAATTGAAAGTCAAACCTCCTCCTGGCAGCTACGGGATCCGTCTTGGACTTCTTGCCATGAGAACCCTGCCCAACATCAtctggagccctccccctcctTGATGGCAACACCCCCTGGCCTCTCGCAGCAGTCTGTTCTTTCACTTTCTCCGGTGGTGGGGCATATGTTGCATCCTTGCCCCTGTTACCGCCTCTGCGAACTTCAGCTTGTTCATCGTCATCCGTGTCCTGATGCACATTGTCCATGTCGTCGTCATCCTTGCTGAGGCCAGCGTCTCCGTCTACATCATCTTGTGTGTCGACGGGCtcttgggaactgttgtagtcGTATCGGCCACGACAGCCCGTTGGCCGGTGTGTACGTTCTGGAACAAATGAAGTGAACTGCCTCACAACCACGTCGCTGTCGGAGGCACTGAGGGACGTCCACCCCTCGACCAACTTCCGGAGCAATCCGGTCATTCCGGaagcaaactgcccaattagatgctcaactGGTGCCCTCGCCTGTCCACGAAAACAAGAAGCATCAGCAAACAACCCCCGTATTGAAGTCACTTCCGCAACATCAAACATGTAATCCACAGCAACCCATGGATGTGGACATTTTGATTACCTCAGAagggcaagacggagctgagtgcacgtccatccacttttcAAATTTTTGAGGcccccaaacacgctgtagtctatagcatgcttggccatcagctatgaaaaacaaaaaaagaaaatgtaagcaTGCCTTATAAACCACGGACGGTTGCGTCGTGTCAAATTTGTAAGCATGCCGTGTGAAAAAAAGACATAAACAAAAACTAACCTGTAGTTTTCCATACGTGCCATCAGTTGCCCTGTCTGcagcaagcacagccttgacagcgcTGATGGTCCACGCAGAAATAGCAAACTTGTGcgtaggcggcgggcctcctacCCCAGTGAAATCCACGGTGGACAAATCAAGACAGTCGACATACATAAGCTGATTTGAAAACAATTttgcaaagaaaagaaaatatcagttgccatcatCGGTAATTTgtagtttggaaaaaataaagagcaggATAAATGTATGATCCAACGATAATATGTATGTGGtagttgccatcaaagtgtgatggaAGTTGCCATCCTACTGTGATGGCAGTTTCCATGCTAATATGAAGGCAGTTGCCACATTGTCAGAATGACAATTGCCACGttgtcattatggcagttgccacattgtcgctatggcagttgccatcttgttgtGACCAGATTGTCATGCATGAATGAAAGTGCATCGTAAACAAAGAGTTCACACAGAGACCTGGTAAAAATAAATACCATTAAATGCAGgcgacaacccttctggtacatcttgttttTGAAAGCATCGTGGAGAAAGTCGGCAATGAATTTacaccagttcatattcttcacGTTTTTCAGATTCGCCTGCACGACACGAAATTTTCAGGGCAAAAAAGGTTTGCCACGTCAGAAATCAAACGGAAAGAAGCACAACGAAAACACTGGCAGTAGTAAGCatggatcattcaccaggatggggaaacatttgttgcttgggcgaagagaagtgGTCGGCACGAAAATAGCTGATATGAGATACATGAGCAGCTTCATCTTGAAAACTTCTCCGTGCGTCATCATGGCCTGCAGAGAATCTGCCAGTACAGACGTGTTCGACATTGCCtccaacccaggaaacaaacgggcgaACAGCTCTTCCTCAGTCTCATTATTAacctcatacgggactttgatatgtccccgaggcacacccaaagtgcagaacacggattcctcgttCAATGGGAGTCTTCCCCGTCCTGGGATCACGAATTCCCTGGAGGCGGGATCGTAtatctcaccaagccagtcgcataccgggttgacaaggttcgtgcaccggacatccatcagaacctgcatacccatctcagcagcagctccctttTGATCGTCACTGAATTTGTCAATCAGCACGGTCAGACGTTCCTGGGAGGCTCTGTTGCgaatacgtttcttcttctgcaaaaaaaCAAACACAAAAGTGTTGAGCTGTTGCCATGTTTTTGCAATGCTACGAAAATTTAGTTCATGATGGACGACTATAAAAAAAGATATAGGTGCCAGCAAATAACATAAATCAGGAGGGAGGGGGGCGGGTGTGCAGACAGTTACCTCATCGCCCTCTTTTCTCCGTCCAGTTGCCCGGTTACGTTGAGGTGGATCCATGAAATCGTCATCATCACTTTGATGATCGCCgcgagccattctgctgatgtaGGAATGGACCAAATTGTTAATGGCGAAAATGTAAAGTGCAATGGGTAAGCAGTTGCCACCCAACAGAAAAAAATGTTAACTATTTGAATGCAAATGTGGTTGCCATACTATGCAGCCAATTTGCCACATTGCCATATCTGTGTTGTGGAAACAGACATTGTGTTCACAAACTGTATTGCAACATGATTATACAAAAATCCAAGTGGCAAACACGCCCACTCAATGTGCACATTATTTCCGTCCAGTGCTACCGATTGTGGCAACTATCAAAAGTATGGAAACTTTCGCAAATATAATTCAGAAAAAAAACAAGTCTCACAAATGAAAAAAGAATGTTTGAGGTTACTATTATGTAAATTCAGCAAAAAAACAGTTTGCCTCATTTAAAAAAGTGTGTATGTGGCAACTATCTCATTCATTCAGAAAATTTTAGTTGCCCCCCCTTGTGTGTGAGCTTGAACACATTCGTGGCAACTATGACAGTCAGTTTCAGAAAATATGTTGCCGCAGAAGAGAACACATTTGTGGCAACTGCCACATTTGTTCATGTAGTTTAGATGCCACACACCTGTTCACGTTCGGTCATACTGCCATAGTTGCCACATTCAGAAAGCATATTTTCTCTGGTTTACTTATCGTACAAGTTCAGCAGAATTAAAATTTGCCATATGGGAAGAGCATGCGTGTGGCAACTGCCACAGGAGTTCAATGAAATTAGTTGCCACCTCGTTTTGGGGTGGCAACTATGACAGTCATTTTCGGAAATCTGTTGCCCACATGGGAGAACACGTTTTGTGGCAACTACCACGTTTATTCAGGTAGTTTAGTTGCCGCACATTTGTTCACGTTCAAAAAATCGTACTACCAATTTCGCCACAGTCTGCATTTTCAGCCCCCCAAACTAGACTAGATCTAGGTTTCAGCGGCAACTGATTCAACCTCAAAATCACCCTTACAATTCACGCGCGAAATGGCTGCAACCACAAATTTCGAACCAACCCCGCACCAAATCAACCCGGCGGACACTCTCAAAATCCAAATGCAAGACTAATGCGTTGCCGCATGGGAGAGCttgtttgtggcaactatcacagtcattcaATAAATTAGTTGCCGCATGGGAAAGCttgtttgtggcaactatcacagtcatttCAGTAAGTTAGTTGCCGCATGGGAAAGcatgtttgtggcaactatcacagtcattcaGGAAGTTAGTTGCCATACAGTCATGATAGTTAATCAAACTACCACGTTTGCCTCATGTTGTAGTTTGAGAAACaactaactagatctagggttcgaAGGCAACTACAATGACTTCAAATTCAACCTCAAAATTCTCCCCGAACTGGTTACAAACACCAATTTAAACCAATGCGCAACTAACAGACCGGAAGACACCTGCCCAATCCCAAGGCACAACCAGTGTGTGCCTCCGGACAGGCAGAACCACACCGACgaggccgccgcggcggcggcgacgaaactgcccAGTGCCACCGAAAACGGCTAGCACAGGACTCCGCCACCGGCGGGAACGCCGACGCATCGCCAAATCGCCTGAATCTCTATGAATCTTGAGCGAGTAATCGAACAGGGAGGGAAGGGGGGAAAATGCAGGAAAGGATTGTGAGAGTTGGAGCGAGCATTACCTTCAATCTGCAGGCTCTCCGGtccggcgagcaccaccgacggccgcgaacaccgtcgattcttccgcctccgccgtcgccttatCCCCTCGTCTTCTCCTCCAATGGTTTGAAATGCGAATTGGGTTGTGCGAGTAACTGCGGGGGtgagtaaatggaaccgtgagggagagaggggcgaagtgcgcgacgtgtttgacgtcaaccACGGTCGGCGCGTCGCGTGCGGGCGCatagcagttccaccgcacgcccccgagtggcaaccgctgaccgcgggagggcaaccaacgtgcgggcgaactgtctcacacaccacacacgcgccttgtcctacgtggcacagaaaAACGATCAGATTGTGCCAAGATTCGCTCACAAAGTACTCGACGGTGATGGATGCGTGTGGTCGAGATGGtggacgcccacacgtgtgggcgttaacattcaGAAGACTTGTACCCTCCAGTTATACGTGTCTGGAAACTCTGTTTACCCTGCTTTAGCCCGTTCCAGCGCACCCTCTTGTATCATAGCataagtttattttatttttttgagaaaGTAACATAGCATAAGTGACTGCTTGAGCTACTGTCATGGGCTGTTGAGTTTCCAGACAGCTTTAATGAAAAAGCAGGGCCAATCTGGCCTGTTCGTCTTAAAAATGATACCGATTTATTTATCACATTGTATAGACTGATACAAGATCACAAGCCTTTCATGCTACCTCACAAATCTCAACCTATCTTAATCTCGTCAGAGCTCGCGACAGAACAGAGAGTTGGCTTCGATCACAAGTCGAAGTACCTACcagctactagtactactaagtgcTACATACATTATACACGTGAATTTTGATTTGGTTAGTGTTAGATCAAAAGTATGCCGCTATGCTCGATTTGAGCAGGCATCTTTCCGGCTCCCGGACGATATAAATCTCATCTCCGACAGCACCTTGATACAGATCCTGGTTCCTGTGCCATTTCCACAGAGCGTGCGTCTCATTCTTCACCTGCGTCAACAAATTTCGTCTCCTCAGTCATTGTTCAGAATTACTCCTAGTTAGCTCCGGTCTTTTTCTTTTTCAGGGAGCAGCACGTTACCTCGAGAATGCCGTGGCCGAAGCTGCTCTCCCGGTAGGCGCTGTAGTCCGGCTGCCGGTCCCAGCAGAAGCTGCCGGCGGCCGGGCCGGACGTGAAGTTGAAGGCGCAGAAGCCGCCCATGAAGGCGTCAGGCGTGGACATTGGCTCCGGGCAGCGCCCTGGGTCGTCGGCGTGGGTGGTGGCCATCTTCTCGCGGTTCCCGCCGTCGCCTACCGAGATGTGCACGGCGCCGCACGGGTCCAGCGTGTAGTTGAACACCCGGTTGGAGCGCTCGTACGCGTGCACCTGCCAGACCTCACACAAAGCCACTCTCAGCTGCTTGCTCATGTTCAGACTTCAGACTTTAGAGATAAGTTGGACGGTGTTAGGTACATGGCCGGTGAAGACGATGTCGAGGCCGTAGGAGTAGAGCAGCTCCTCCATGGCCACCCTCATGCACTCTGCCTCCCTGTAGTGAGCCTTGTAGGTGCTGTACCATGGCGCGTGCCACCCGGCGACCAGCCACGGGGTCACCGATCTGTCCACCTTTGCCAGGTCCTTCTCCAGCCATCTGTACTGCTCCCCTGAATTTGTTTGTTGTGCACAAGAATCAGTCCACCAAGTCTCAGCTTCCTTTCACTAATCAAATACAGTTCAGTTCAGAACTAAACTGAATTGAATTGTGTGAGTACCTGATTTGCTGTAGTCAGCGTAGGCAGCGAGCATGATGAAATGGATGCCGCCAGCGTCGAACGAGTAGTAGAAGGGGGAGAAGGACTCGCTCTCCATCGACGGGAACGCGAACCGCGCGCTGTAGGCCGCGAAGGTCTTGTTGCCGATCTGCTGCTCGATCTCATGGTTCCCTTCGACCACCATCATCGGCGTGCTCGACGTCACGGGCTCCATGTACCTCCCCCAGTAATCCCAGCGCGGCTGGTACGTCTCGTGGATGGGCGTGGACTTGGCGAACGAGCAGGAGTAGCAGTCCGTTCCGGTGCCGTTGGTCAGGTACAGGTTGGCGTAGCTCACGTCGCCGAGGAGGAGGACCAGGTCGGGCTGGTTGCTCGCCATGTGCTCCACGGTCGAGGTGGTGTTGTACGTGAGCCCGAGGTCCCCGACCACGGCGATCCTCCCCGGGTAGCTCCGcggcccgacggccggcatcgtccgGAACGCGTGGACGGCGCTCATCGCCCCCGGGATGGATGGGTCGCCGCACTGGTAGTAGTACTTCGTCCCAGGCTCAAGCCCTGCATTGCGGCGAGAATTTCAGTCCCACGTTTGCTTCTGGTAGCTGTAAAAACTGcattttttttttagtttttggaTTGTGGAGCAGGGGAACGACCTTGGAGGCGGACGTGGTGGATGATGCCGGAGGTGTAGTTCTGGAGGCCCTCGAAGGGGTAGAGCTGGCTGTACACGAGCGCGTCGCCGGTGGCCTCGCGGACCAAAGAATCGGCGGCGAGGCCGTAGCGCACGACGCTGCCGACCGTGCCGGGATCCAGCGGCTTGACGGCGCCGCCCATCTGGAAATCCCCTGCGGAACCAACAAGCAATGCCATCTCAGAACTGACTAAAAGCATCACAGTCCAGTGAAATTAGCTTAATTACCTGTGATCCAGGAGACCCAGGCGGAGGTGGGAGCGGCGGAGAGCGCGACGGCGATCTGCTCGGGAGCCCAGCCTGTGACCCGGCG from Triticum aestivum cultivar Chinese Spring chromosome 3B, IWGSC CS RefSeq v2.1, whole genome shotgun sequence includes these protein-coding regions:
- the LOC123069543 gene encoding purple acid phosphatase 15, whose amino-acid sequence is MWMWRGSMPLLLLAAAAAVAEPASTLEGPSRPVTVPLREDRGHAVDLPDTDPRVQRRVTGWAPEQIAVALSAAPTSAWVSWITGDFQMGGAVKPLDPGTVGSVVRYGLAADSLVREATGDALVYSQLYPFEGLQNYTSGIIHHVRLQGLEPGTKYYYQCGDPSIPGAMSAVHAFRTMPAVGPRSYPGRIAVVGDLGLTYNTTSTVEHMASNQPDLVLLLGDVSYANLYLTNGTGTDCYSCSFAKSTPIHETYQPRWDYWGRYMEPVTSSTPMMVVEGNHEIEQQIGNKTFAAYSARFAFPSMESESFSPFYYSFDAGGIHFIMLAAYADYSKSGEQYRWLEKDLAKVDRSVTPWLVAGWHAPWYSTYKAHYREAECMRVAMEELLYSYGLDIVFTGHVHAYERSNRVFNYTLDPCGAVHISVGDGGNREKMATTHADDPGRCPEPMSTPDAFMGGFCAFNFTSGPAAGSFCWDRQPDYSAYRESSFGHGILEVKNETHALWKWHRNQDLYQGAVGDEIYIVREPERCLLKSSIAAYF